The Burkholderia lata genome contains a region encoding:
- the slmA gene encoding nucleoid occlusion factor SlmA produces MQPTYPQDQAVTESQATPTRARPKPGERRVMILQTLAAMLEAPKPEKITTAALAARLDVSEAALYRHFTSKAKMYEGLIEFIEQALFGLVNQIVAKEPNGVQQARTIALTMLNFAAKNPGMTRVLTGEALVGEDERLTERVNQLLDRIEATVKQCLRVARTEANAPPDGATPFVLPADYDPAARASLLVSYVIGRWHRFAKGGFQKPPGEQADAHLRLILQ; encoded by the coding sequence ATGCAGCCGACTTACCCGCAGGACCAAGCCGTAACGGAAAGCCAGGCCACACCGACTCGCGCGCGCCCGAAGCCGGGCGAGCGCCGCGTGATGATCCTGCAGACGCTCGCGGCGATGCTCGAGGCGCCGAAACCCGAGAAAATCACGACGGCCGCGCTCGCGGCCCGGCTCGACGTGTCGGAAGCCGCGCTGTACCGGCATTTCACCAGCAAGGCGAAGATGTACGAGGGGTTGATCGAGTTCATCGAGCAGGCGCTGTTCGGGCTCGTGAACCAGATCGTCGCGAAGGAGCCGAACGGCGTGCAGCAGGCGCGCACGATCGCGCTGACGATGCTCAACTTCGCCGCGAAGAACCCCGGCATGACACGCGTGCTGACCGGGGAAGCGCTGGTCGGCGAGGACGAGCGGCTGACCGAGCGCGTGAACCAGCTGCTCGACCGCATCGAGGCGACCGTCAAGCAATGCCTGCGCGTCGCGCGCACGGAGGCGAACGCGCCGCCGGACGGCGCGACGCCGTTCGTGCTGCCGGCCGACTACGATCCGGCCGCCCGGGCGAGCCTGCTCGTCAGCTACGTGATCGGCCGATGGCACCGCTTCGCGAAGGGCGGGTTCCAGAAACCGCCGGGCGAGCAGGCCGACGCGCATTTGCGGCTGATCCTTCAGTGA
- the metW gene encoding methionine biosynthesis protein MetW: MNQQALNSLSARADFRTIARWVEPRSTVLDLGCGDGSLLALLMEELDVTGYGIELNDAGVLASAKNGINVIQQNLEDGLRLFEDHSFDIAILSQTLQTIHQTAAILRETARVGRECIVSFPNFGYWPHRLSVLNGRMPVSKSLPYQWHNTPNVRVLTIEDFEALAPEVGVTILDRVVLHEGQPIRWGANWRGSLAVYRVKRS, encoded by the coding sequence ATGAACCAGCAAGCGCTGAATTCCCTGTCCGCGCGCGCGGACTTCCGCACGATCGCGCGCTGGGTCGAGCCGCGCTCGACGGTGCTCGACCTCGGTTGCGGCGACGGCTCGCTGCTCGCGCTGCTGATGGAAGAACTGGACGTGACCGGCTACGGGATCGAGCTGAACGACGCGGGCGTGCTCGCGAGCGCGAAGAACGGCATCAACGTGATCCAGCAGAACCTGGAAGACGGCCTGCGCCTGTTCGAGGACCACAGCTTCGACATCGCGATCCTGTCGCAGACATTGCAGACGATTCACCAGACGGCCGCGATCCTGCGCGAAACCGCGCGGGTCGGGCGCGAATGCATCGTGTCGTTCCCGAATTTCGGCTACTGGCCGCACCGGCTGTCGGTGCTGAACGGCCGGATGCCGGTGTCGAAGTCGCTGCCTTACCAGTGGCACAACACGCCGAACGTCCGGGTGCTGACGATCGAGGATTTCGAGGCGCTCGCGCCCGAAGTCGGCGTGACGATCCTCGACCGCGTGGTGCTGCACGAAGGCCAACCGATTCGATGGGGAGCGAACTGGCGTGGTAGTCTTGCTGTCTACCGCGTCAAGCGCAGCTGA
- a CDS encoding AmpG family muropeptide MFS transporter: protein MSKTPHEAPALTAHEDHPGWRAYLNTHMLICVFLGFTSGLPLFTLVYLVQAWLRSEGVNLKEIGLFALIQFPYTWKFLWAPLMDRYVPRLPGWRPGRRRGWLLLTQLLVAGAIAALGFVSPRDSIWTVAALTTLVAFFGASADIVIDAYRRELLRDTEQGLGNAIHVNAYKLAALIPGSLALILSDHLPWDVVFAITGAFMLPGILMTLVVREPEVVGTPPRNLRDAIVLPFREFIQRDGWAGALLVIAFIFLFKIGDTMATTLSTSFFLDIGFSRTEIGIVAKTTALVASVAGGIIGGVWLVKIGIGRGLWIFGALQMVSTLGFAWLAQLGPGSPVLAMLYDFTVSSSHAIASALSVFGIAVTPQFSPMTVALAIVYGAETFTTGLTMAAFVAYIASTTDPRYTATQFALFTSLASVPRTLASAASGFIVAKIGWFDYFIVCTALAIPGMLLLFKIAPWNGAARNGEASRAQ, encoded by the coding sequence ATGTCGAAAACGCCACACGAGGCGCCCGCACTCACCGCTCACGAGGATCACCCCGGCTGGCGAGCCTACCTGAACACGCACATGCTGATCTGCGTGTTCCTGGGCTTCACGTCGGGCCTGCCCCTCTTCACGCTCGTCTACCTCGTGCAGGCATGGCTGCGCTCCGAGGGCGTGAACCTGAAGGAAATCGGCCTGTTCGCGCTGATCCAGTTCCCGTACACGTGGAAGTTCCTGTGGGCGCCGCTGATGGACCGCTACGTCCCGCGCCTGCCCGGCTGGCGGCCGGGCCGCCGGCGCGGCTGGCTGCTGCTCACGCAGCTGCTGGTGGCGGGCGCGATCGCCGCGCTCGGCTTCGTGTCGCCACGCGACTCGATCTGGACGGTCGCCGCGCTCACCACGCTCGTCGCGTTCTTCGGCGCGAGCGCCGACATCGTGATCGATGCCTATCGCCGCGAGCTGCTGCGCGATACCGAACAGGGCCTCGGCAACGCCATCCACGTGAATGCGTACAAGCTCGCCGCGCTGATCCCCGGCTCGCTGGCGCTGATCCTGTCCGACCACCTGCCGTGGGACGTCGTGTTCGCGATCACCGGTGCGTTCATGCTGCCGGGCATCCTGATGACGCTCGTCGTGCGCGAGCCCGAAGTGGTCGGCACGCCGCCGCGCAACCTGCGCGACGCAATCGTGCTGCCGTTCCGCGAATTCATCCAGCGCGACGGCTGGGCCGGCGCGCTGCTCGTCATCGCGTTCATCTTCCTGTTCAAGATCGGCGACACGATGGCCACCACGCTGTCGACGTCGTTCTTCCTCGACATCGGCTTCTCGCGCACCGAGATCGGCATCGTCGCGAAAACCACCGCGCTCGTCGCGAGCGTTGCTGGCGGCATCATCGGCGGCGTCTGGCTCGTGAAAATCGGCATCGGCCGCGGGCTGTGGATCTTCGGTGCGCTGCAGATGGTGTCGACGCTCGGCTTCGCGTGGCTCGCGCAGCTCGGCCCCGGTTCGCCCGTGCTCGCGATGCTCTACGACTTCACCGTGTCGAGCAGCCATGCGATCGCGTCGGCGCTGTCGGTGTTCGGCATTGCCGTCACGCCGCAATTCAGCCCGATGACCGTCGCGCTCGCGATCGTCTACGGCGCCGAAACCTTCACCACCGGCCTGACGATGGCCGCGTTCGTCGCGTACATCGCGAGCACGACCGACCCGCGCTATACGGCCACGCAGTTCGCGCTGTTCACGAGCCTCGCGTCGGTGCCGCGCACGCTCGCGTCGGCCGCGAGCGGCTTCATCGTCGCGAAGATCGGCTGGTTCGACTACTTCATCGTGTGCACCGCGCTCGCGATTCCAGGCATGCTGCTGCTGTTCAAGATCGCGCCGTGGAACGGGGCCGCACGCAACGGCGAGGCCAGCCGTGCGCAGTAA
- the metX gene encoding homoserine O-succinyltransferase MetX yields MESIGIVAPQTMHFAEPLRLQSGSVIGNYQLVVETYGELNAARSNAVLVCHALNASHHVAGVYADDPRSTGWWDNMVGPGKPLDTNRFFVIGVNNLGSCFGSTGPMSADPSTGKPYGASFPVVTVEDWVHAQARVADAFGIERFAAVMGGSLGGMQALAWSLMYPERVAHCIDIASTPKLSAQNIAFNEVARSAILSDPDFHGGDYYAHGVKPKRGLRVARMIGHITYLSDDDMAEKFGRALRRADGALDAYNFSFDVEFEVESYLRYQGDKFADYFDANTYLLITRALDYFDPAKAFDGNLTAALAHTQAKYLIASFSTDWRFAPARSREIVKALLDNKRTVSYAEIDAPHGHDAFLLDDARYHNLIRAYYERIANEVGA; encoded by the coding sequence ATGGAATCGATCGGCATCGTCGCTCCACAGACCATGCACTTCGCCGAACCGCTGCGCTTGCAAAGCGGCAGCGTGATCGGCAACTATCAGCTCGTCGTCGAGACCTACGGCGAACTCAACGCCGCGCGCTCGAACGCGGTGCTCGTCTGCCACGCGCTCAACGCGTCGCACCACGTCGCCGGCGTCTACGCGGACGATCCGCGCAGCACCGGCTGGTGGGACAACATGGTCGGCCCCGGCAAGCCGCTCGACACCAACCGCTTCTTCGTGATCGGCGTGAACAACCTCGGCTCGTGCTTCGGCTCGACCGGCCCGATGAGCGCCGACCCGTCGACCGGCAAGCCGTACGGCGCGAGTTTCCCGGTCGTCACCGTCGAGGACTGGGTGCACGCGCAGGCGCGCGTCGCCGACGCATTCGGCATCGAGCGCTTCGCCGCCGTGATGGGCGGCAGCCTCGGCGGAATGCAGGCGCTCGCGTGGAGCCTGATGTATCCGGAGCGCGTCGCGCACTGCATCGACATTGCGTCGACGCCGAAACTGTCCGCGCAAAACATCGCGTTCAACGAGGTCGCGCGCTCGGCGATCCTGTCCGATCCCGACTTCCACGGCGGCGACTACTACGCGCACGGCGTGAAGCCGAAGCGCGGCCTGCGCGTCGCACGGATGATCGGCCACATCACGTACCTGTCCGACGACGACATGGCCGAGAAATTCGGCCGTGCGCTGCGCCGCGCCGACGGCGCGCTCGACGCGTACAACTTCAGCTTCGACGTCGAATTCGAAGTCGAGTCGTACCTGCGCTACCAGGGCGACAAGTTCGCCGACTACTTCGATGCGAACACGTACCTGCTGATCACGCGCGCGCTCGACTACTTCGACCCGGCGAAGGCATTCGACGGCAACCTGACGGCCGCGCTCGCGCACACGCAGGCGAAATACCTGATCGCGAGCTTCTCGACCGACTGGCGTTTCGCGCCGGCCCGCTCGCGCGAGATCGTGAAGGCGCTGCTCGACAACAAGCGCACGGTCAGCTACGCGGAAATCGATGCGCCGCACGGCCACGACGCGTTCCTGCTCGACGACGCGCGCTATCACAACCTGATCCGCGCGTATTACGAACGAATCGCCAACGAGGTGGGAGCATGA
- a CDS encoding M48 family metallopeptidase: protein MRSNGLHRLARVAASLSVGAAALAAGFAHATDAGAPAATAAGSAPAAAPASPPATSAPAAPAQPAAAEPAQPTGGAASTKAYAQTPQQVRYGDAIAFRTLIPSPLLEQLTANEYAQIVQAAADSNRLLPANQPRVKRLRAIVAKLAPYSVKWNDRVKNWAWDVNAIRSRDIRLTCLPGGKVLVYGGLLDRVRLNDDELGVLLAHGIAHALREHARSNFSATSQTSLRAAALPPLFGVGEPLPQALNLGDRLQALHYNATDETEADVIGGDIAARAGFDPRAAITLWDKLAVATRGNKATGFIYTHPYSTARRQDLLNRLPDLMPLYAKAVGKRVDTLPDYAGISAQRRKVVRR, encoded by the coding sequence GTGCGCAGTAACGGCCTGCACCGCCTCGCGCGCGTTGCGGCTTCATTGAGCGTCGGCGCCGCGGCGCTCGCCGCAGGGTTCGCCCATGCGACCGACGCCGGCGCGCCCGCTGCCACCGCCGCAGGTTCCGCGCCGGCCGCGGCACCCGCTTCGCCGCCGGCGACGTCGGCTCCCGCCGCCCCCGCCCAGCCGGCCGCCGCCGAACCCGCGCAACCGACCGGCGGCGCCGCATCGACGAAGGCTTATGCGCAGACGCCGCAGCAGGTCCGCTACGGCGACGCCATTGCCTTCCGCACGCTTATTCCGTCACCGCTGCTCGAGCAGCTCACCGCGAACGAATACGCGCAGATCGTGCAGGCGGCCGCCGACAGCAACCGCCTGCTGCCGGCGAACCAGCCGCGCGTGAAGCGCCTGCGCGCGATCGTCGCGAAGCTCGCGCCGTATTCGGTGAAATGGAACGACCGCGTGAAGAACTGGGCGTGGGACGTCAACGCGATCCGCTCGCGCGACATTCGCCTGACCTGCCTGCCGGGCGGCAAGGTGCTCGTGTACGGCGGCCTGCTCGACCGGGTCCGCCTGAACGACGACGAGCTCGGCGTGCTGCTCGCGCACGGCATCGCACATGCGCTGCGCGAGCACGCGCGCAGCAACTTCAGCGCGACCTCGCAGACGTCGCTGCGCGCGGCTGCGCTGCCGCCGCTGTTCGGCGTCGGCGAGCCGCTGCCGCAGGCGCTGAACCTCGGCGATCGCCTCCAGGCGCTCCACTACAACGCAACCGACGAGACCGAAGCCGACGTGATCGGCGGCGACATCGCCGCCCGCGCGGGCTTCGATCCACGCGCGGCGATCACGCTGTGGGACAAGCTCGCGGTCGCGACGCGCGGGAACAAGGCGACGGGCTTCATCTACACGCACCCGTACAGCACCGCCCGCCGCCAGGATCTGCTGAACCGCCTGCCGGATCTCATGCCGCTGTACGCGAAGGCGGTGGGCAAGCGCGTCGACACGCTGCCCGATTACGCGGGCATCAGCGCGCAGCGTCGCAAGGTCGTGCGGCGCTGA